The window TGACATAGTCCTGGTTCATTCCAATAAAGAAACAAGATATATCAAGGAATATATCCTTCACGAGATTGTCAATCAACCCATCATAGCTTATTTTAAGCTTTTCGTGAATTTGCATATGACGACGTCTTTTCAATATACGGAAGGCACTTTTCCATTCACTTTTGAGTTTTGTACATAAAGAAGAACCTAATATCTCAAGTGCTAGTGGCAAACCTCCGcagtattcaacaagtttgcAAGAGAGTTCATGAAATTCTGGATCAGGAGGACCACTCTCAGCAAAGGCATGGCAACAAAAGAGCTTAAGAGCTTCTTCTTTATTCATTAATTGTGTCTTACATATATTATCCACTTTAAGCATCTTTAGCAAGTGTTCATCTCTTACTGTTACAATAATTCTACTCCCCGGACCAAATGTGTCATGTTTTATGGCTAAATCTTGTAATTGTTTCACACAATCAACGTCATCAACTACAACAAGTACCTTTTTGTTGCCAAGTCTTCTTTCTATTTCCTCGGTCCCTCGATAGACAGTACTTACCTTTTCTTTGGTTGACTTCAAGATATCACGAAGAAGTTTGTTTTGCAATTTAACCATATCCCCTTCCCTCACTTTTGAAAGGAAACAGTTACCTTCAAAGTTTTGATGAAATCTGCTGACAATGGCTTGTGCAACCGTTGTCTTACCCGTTCCAACCATACCCAAAATTCCAATAATACGAACAGCATCTGATCCTCCAATATCAAACTCTTCGCTGATCAGTTCTACACGAGAATCTATTCCAACTAGTTTGGCGGCTACATCTGGGTATGTGCTGTTCAGTCTTCTAGTGACGTCGTCAACGAATTTCCATATAAACCGTCCTTCATACCTAGCAGTTAAAATACAAAGGTAAATGTAACTCCAGGATTTAACTCAACTAACACATTATTCATTAGTATGATAACAGATTTCGGGATCGAATAAGATTTCAATAAATACATTGTGCAACTTCTGAAAACTTTCATTCAAACAAATGCAATGGCAAATTATGTTGATCCATGTGATTAGTTCAATTCGTCCACATTGATAGTTAGATCAGCGTTTGTAGATTCTCACTAATTCAGGGTTAATTTCTAAGCTTTGAATTGCACTGTGTCAAATGAAAACTTATGAACCCTCCTTGAGAAGCCAACACATGACATTCGTAAATGCAGAGATGTAAAAGGGTATGGAAAAGAAAGTAGATCGACTAGAATGAtaaaaagtaagtttcaattgcTGAACTATCGAAATCAAATATCGACTACATGGCAATCAAATAGTGACAACATGTCGATCATATATGTACGACATACTGAATACCAATCAACTCagtgattggaaaattgatCATGTCCGCCAATTTTTCAATATGAAGAAGTCAAAAAGCAGATTGTGCCAGGAATTACCCATCACTGTTTTCAAGATTCCCACCAGCCAAATTTCCAGCTTCATTCAAAGCAGATCTCCACCTCAGCACCTTATCTTCAGGGAAGCGCTCTTCATGTTTCTGAAATGGCTCTGCAAAACTACCAGTTTGATGCCTAACATGTGAAGGATCAATATGGTAGAATATTGGCAAAACCGTTAGCCCCGTACTTCTTCTACACTCCATGATCATCTCCAGCTCCTCAAGACACCATCTCGAATCCGCGTACCGTTCTGAGAAGACAATAGCGGCGATCCTAGACCGTTTGATCGCTTCCACCAACTCGTCTCTTATGTTTTCGCCTCTTGGAAGTTTTTTCTCGTCTATGAAGACGTTGACGCCTTCTCTCTTTAATGCGCAGTAGAGGCTGTCGGTGAAGGTCCGGCGCGTGTCTTTGCCTCTGAAGCTCAGGAACACGTCATGTTCCCATTgttttgaagaggaagcttCAAGGGCTGCCACGGTATCCATCAATCAATCCTTCTTCGCCGGCGGAGGTGGTGGTTTTTGCCCAAATGATAGAGAAATACCATGTTAAAGTCAAGTCAACAGCTCAAAAACGCGTCGTACCGTATTTGGATTGTTTTGAAGAGGAATCTTCAAGAGCTCATGACCTTAGTAgtggtgatttttttttgttttttgtttatttttttggtttatttttttttattttttgctggACTGCGCTTAGATTACCTATACTCTGATTATGTGTAATTATACTTAAATATCATCGCTCGCACTTATACTTGTCTAGCGTAAATTAGTTAgcttggtttttttatttactcaCATTTATATATTGTTATCACTTCCGCaccgcgcacatggctacgtcattCTCACGTGATgaccagcacgccttgatttaggtcggggtgtgtcagtttggtatcagagcctaggtttggcaatCCTGCATATTTTGTGAGTATTCTGATTATGTTcatgtcttctgtcagaaccatGCTGCCTTGCAGAGAGCCACGTTTTTTAGCTGAgtctagtttccccgatattgcTTAACTTGGGGAAGCGATTGCTAATGCCATTCA of the Pyrus communis chromosome 1, drPyrComm1.1, whole genome shotgun sequence genome contains:
- the LOC137726499 gene encoding disease resistance protein RPV1-like — encoded protein: MDTVAALEASSSKQWEHDVFLSFRGKDTRRTFTDSLYCALKREGVNVFIDEKKLPRGENIRDELVEAIKRSRIAAIVFSERYADSRWCLEELEMIMECRRSTGLTVLPIFYHIDPSHVRHQTGSFAEPFQKHEERFPEDKVLRWRSALNEAGNLAGGNLENSDGYEGRFIWKFVDDVTRRLNSTYPDVAAKLVGIDSRVELISEEFDIGGSDAVRIIGILGMVGTGKTTVAQAIVSRFHQNFEGNCFLSKVREGDMVKLQNKLLRDILKSTKEKVSTVYRGTEEIERRLGNKKVLVVVDDVDCVKQLQDLAIKHDTFGPGSRIIVTVRDEHLLKMLKVDNICKTQLMNKEEALKLFCCHAFAESGPPDPEFHELSCKLVEYCGGLPLALEILGSSLCTKLKSEWKSAFRILKRRRHMQIHEKLKISYDGLIDNLVKDIFLDISCFFIGMNQDYVMTILDGCDLEPEIGIGQLRDRCLVTVDEENNLMMHDLLRDMGREIVRAKSPTITGRRCRLWDQDEVKEVLREKSGTDAVEGLMLDLQESNKPTFCTKALKQMQRLRLLKLKGVKFTGNCPHLSKKLRWLCWPEFHLKVIPKGFFQSYLVDIDLSHSGIQSWKDSDVLLEKLKFLNLGYCHRLERSPDFSKLPNLEKLLLNDCETLSGIHPSTVQLKNLKHFSLANCNLKNDAIPKDLGCLSSLEVLDLRGNDFNELPTLSGLFKLQTLQLDNCKNILYYKAKHPSRSDSHSTEVAGYDGEEDKAGVELLGETDQAAHRTLLDEVAISSQSSPSSPWRF